One Cellulomonas soli DNA window includes the following coding sequences:
- a CDS encoding bifunctional [glutamine synthetase] adenylyltransferase/[glutamine synthetase]-adenylyl-L-tyrosine phosphorylase translates to MSTPTPAGRGSTLTGRLTRAGVTDAARAVRLLDDAALVALVPEPADLLLGPLAEVADPDQALLTLAKLAGAVGGPDAPLGALLRDVLVSDGPARQRLLAVAGASVALGDTLVAHPENLHVIVDESPGTGVPVEQVRAELLVAVGADPDADVPVAALAGGAGTDAMRLAYRARLLRIAATDLTSADPLSRLPGVAAALADLAGAALEAALAVARAELDDHGRGVRIAVIGMGKGGGRELNYVSDVDVIYVAEPVDGAAEDEAMAVGARLAAGLARVCSTPSGEPALWPVDAALRPEGKDGPLVRTLASHRAYYERWARTWEFQALLKARPLAGDRALGEAYVEAVNPFVWSAVQRPNFVEDSQAMRRRVEQHVPAAEADRQLKLGVGGLRDVEFTVQLLQLVHGRADEEIRSPSTLTALAALAAGGYVGREHAAQLAVCYRLLRVLEHRIQLFRLRRTHLMPTAEADLRRLARSVGMRAEGAEGLVERWRQVRRDVRRLHEELFYRPLLPATAQLSTEEASLAPDAARARLSAIGYADPAGSMRHIAALTEGISRRAAIQRQLLPVMLGWFAEGADPDGGLLAFRRLSDELGATHWYLKLLRDSGTAAQRLAHVLSTSRYVADALTRSPESVTWLAEDADLQPRTLERLRSEADAVLTRAHEPVPAATALRALRRRELARTAAADVLGVVTGTRASQSLTAAADVVLSGTLRIAESEARAARGLEDSPTRLLVVAMGRLGGREMGYASDADVLFVHDPVPGVDPVEAQEFALAVATGVRALTGAVGAEPVLEVDADLRPEGRNGPLVRSFSAYAEYYERWSSPWESQALLRARPVAGDTGLGERFMTLVDPLRYPAGGLDAATVREVRRIKARVEAERLPRGVDPARHLKLGRGGIADVEWTAQLLQLQHAHEVVGLRTTGTLDALSAAMQAGLLDASDGAVLADAWLLASRLRDANVLWTGRAGGAHADVLPHDRRALAGVSRVVGYPAGAGGELEEDYLRTARRARAVVERVFYG, encoded by the coding sequence CCCCGACGCCTGCAGGGCGTGGATCGACCCTCACCGGGCGGCTCACGCGTGCCGGCGTGACGGATGCGGCGCGCGCCGTGCGGCTGCTCGACGACGCCGCGCTCGTCGCGCTCGTGCCCGAGCCCGCCGACCTGCTCCTGGGTCCGCTCGCCGAGGTCGCCGACCCCGACCAGGCGCTGCTCACGCTCGCCAAGCTCGCCGGTGCGGTCGGCGGCCCCGACGCGCCGCTCGGTGCGTTGCTGCGTGACGTGCTGGTGAGCGACGGGCCCGCCCGGCAGAGGCTGCTGGCGGTGGCGGGCGCGTCCGTGGCGCTCGGGGACACCCTCGTGGCGCACCCGGAGAACCTGCACGTGATCGTCGACGAGAGCCCCGGGACCGGGGTGCCGGTCGAGCAGGTGCGCGCCGAGCTGCTCGTGGCGGTCGGCGCCGACCCCGACGCCGACGTGCCCGTGGCCGCGCTGGCCGGGGGAGCGGGCACCGACGCGATGCGGCTCGCCTACCGGGCGCGCCTGCTGCGCATCGCGGCGACCGACCTGACCAGCGCCGACCCGCTGTCCCGGCTGCCCGGCGTCGCCGCGGCGCTCGCCGATCTCGCCGGCGCCGCGCTCGAGGCCGCGCTCGCGGTCGCCCGTGCCGAGCTCGACGACCACGGTCGCGGCGTGCGGATCGCGGTGATCGGCATGGGCAAGGGCGGCGGCCGTGAGCTGAACTACGTCTCCGACGTCGACGTCATCTACGTCGCCGAGCCCGTGGACGGCGCGGCGGAGGACGAGGCGATGGCTGTCGGTGCCCGCCTCGCCGCCGGTCTGGCCCGGGTGTGCTCCACACCGTCGGGCGAGCCCGCGCTCTGGCCGGTCGACGCCGCGCTGCGGCCTGAGGGCAAGGACGGCCCCCTGGTCCGCACGCTCGCCAGCCACCGCGCCTACTACGAGCGCTGGGCGCGCACGTGGGAGTTCCAGGCGCTGCTCAAGGCGCGGCCGCTCGCCGGCGACCGTGCGCTGGGCGAGGCCTACGTCGAGGCCGTGAACCCGTTCGTGTGGTCGGCCGTGCAGAGACCGAACTTCGTCGAGGACTCCCAGGCCATGCGTCGCCGGGTCGAGCAGCACGTGCCCGCGGCCGAGGCCGACCGGCAGCTCAAGCTCGGGGTCGGCGGGCTGCGCGACGTGGAGTTCACCGTCCAGCTGCTGCAGCTCGTGCACGGCCGGGCGGACGAGGAGATCCGCAGCCCGAGCACCCTCACGGCCCTCGCGGCCCTGGCCGCCGGCGGCTACGTCGGCCGGGAGCACGCGGCGCAGCTGGCGGTCTGCTACCGGCTGCTGCGCGTGCTCGAGCACCGCATCCAGCTGTTCCGGCTGCGCCGCACGCACCTGATGCCGACGGCCGAGGCCGACCTGCGCCGGCTCGCCCGGTCCGTCGGCATGCGGGCGGAGGGTGCCGAGGGCCTCGTCGAACGCTGGCGTCAGGTGCGTCGTGACGTGCGACGCCTGCACGAGGAGCTCTTCTACCGTCCCCTGCTGCCCGCCACGGCCCAGCTGTCGACGGAGGAGGCCAGCCTCGCCCCGGATGCCGCCCGCGCCCGCCTGTCGGCCATCGGCTACGCCGACCCGGCCGGGTCGATGCGGCACATCGCGGCGCTCACCGAGGGCATCTCGCGCCGCGCGGCCATCCAGCGCCAGCTCCTGCCGGTGATGCTGGGGTGGTTCGCCGAGGGTGCCGATCCCGACGGCGGGCTGCTCGCGTTCCGTCGGCTCTCGGACGAGCTGGGCGCCACGCACTGGTACCTCAAGCTGCTGCGCGACTCCGGAACCGCTGCACAGCGCCTCGCGCACGTGCTCTCGACCTCGCGGTACGTGGCCGACGCCCTCACCCGCTCGCCCGAGTCGGTGACCTGGCTGGCCGAGGACGCCGACCTGCAGCCGCGCACCCTCGAGCGGCTGCGTTCCGAGGCCGACGCCGTGCTCACCCGCGCCCACGAGCCCGTGCCCGCCGCCACGGCGCTGCGGGCGCTGCGTCGCCGTGAGCTGGCTCGCACGGCCGCCGCCGACGTGCTGGGCGTCGTGACGGGCACGCGCGCCTCGCAGAGCCTGACCGCCGCCGCCGACGTCGTGCTCTCCGGGACGTTGCGGATCGCCGAGTCGGAGGCACGTGCGGCCCGCGGTCTCGAGGACAGCCCCACCCGCCTGCTGGTGGTCGCGATGGGTCGCCTCGGCGGACGCGAGATGGGCTACGCCTCGGACGCGGACGTGCTGTTCGTGCACGACCCCGTGCCCGGCGTCGACCCGGTCGAGGCCCAGGAGTTCGCCCTGGCCGTCGCGACGGGTGTGCGGGCGCTCACCGGCGCGGTCGGGGCCGAACCCGTCCTCGAGGTCGACGCCGACCTGCGACCCGAGGGGCGCAACGGTCCGCTCGTGCGCTCGTTCTCCGCCTACGCCGAGTACTACGAGCGCTGGTCGTCCCCGTGGGAGAGCCAGGCCCTGCTCCGGGCGCGACCGGTGGCCGGTGACACCGGGCTCGGCGAGCGGTTCATGACCCTCGTCGACCCGCTGCGCTACCCGGCAGGCGGGCTCGACGCGGCGACGGTGCGCGAGGTGCGGCGGATCAAGGCGCGCGTCGAGGCAGAGAGGTTGCCTCGGGGCGTGGATCCCGCGCGGCACCTCAAGCTCGGACGGGGTGGCATCGCCGACGTGGAGTGGACGGCCCAGCTGCTGCAGCTGCAGCACGCCCACGAGGTGGTCGGGCTGCGCACGACGGGCACGCTCGACGCGCTGTCCGCAGCGATGCAGGCCGGGCTTCTCGACGCCTCCGACGGGGCCGTCCTCGCCGACGCGTGGCTCCTGGCCTCACGGCTGCGCGACGCGAACGTGCTGTGGACGGGTCGCGCGGGCGGCGCCCACGCCGACGTCCTGCCCCACGACCGGCGGGCGCTCGCCGGGGTGTCGCGGGTCGTCGGATACCCGGCCGGGGCGGGCGGCGAGCTCGAGGAGGACTACCTGCGCACGGCTCGCCGGGCCCGCGCGGTCGTCGAACGGGTCTTCTACGGCTGA
- a CDS encoding AI-2E family transporter: MIRRTTPTSGWDARRPPAWLPQALLLCVLAVFAAILAWRALSMLGTVTTIVVISWFLALAMEPLIAWLVRRGVRRTRATGIVMIGSIVVILGLLGLFGGLFVTQLIELVQSLPTFYTQLTDFADTRFGLDLPTQVELLDTLGNNWQDLAPGIVGVGTSVLGGLFTTSAVLLVVYYMASAGPKFRAAICRYLAPHRQREVLRLWEVSQEKVADFINSRIVLAALSTVFTFIFLTVLGIPYALPLAAFTGVVSQFVPTIGTYIGGALPVVVALSVSPLKGLLVLAFIIAYQQLENLVFAPKVSARSLALNPAVSFLAVLAFGAVFGALGAFLALPVAATIQAVSNVYLRRHELVDSEMLREDRGARSAPEEDEETPPQAEDTEESEPTTAGAAVAPADGGEDQP, translated from the coding sequence GTGATCCGACGCACCACGCCGACCTCCGGATGGGACGCCCGGCGTCCTCCCGCATGGCTCCCGCAGGCGCTGCTGCTGTGCGTGCTGGCCGTCTTCGCCGCGATCCTCGCCTGGCGGGCGCTGTCGATGCTCGGCACCGTGACGACGATCGTCGTGATCTCGTGGTTCCTCGCCCTGGCCATGGAGCCGCTCATCGCGTGGCTGGTCCGACGGGGCGTCCGGCGGACCCGGGCGACCGGGATCGTGATGATCGGTTCGATCGTGGTGATCCTCGGGCTGCTCGGGCTGTTCGGCGGCCTCTTCGTCACGCAGCTCATCGAGCTCGTGCAGTCGTTGCCGACGTTCTACACCCAGCTGACCGACTTCGCGGACACCCGTTTCGGGCTCGATCTGCCCACCCAGGTCGAGCTGCTGGACACCCTCGGCAACAACTGGCAGGACCTCGCCCCCGGCATCGTCGGGGTCGGCACGTCCGTGCTCGGCGGGCTGTTCACGACGAGCGCCGTGCTGCTCGTCGTCTACTACATGGCCAGCGCCGGGCCGAAGTTCCGCGCCGCCATCTGCCGCTACCTGGCCCCGCACCGGCAGCGCGAGGTGCTGCGCCTGTGGGAGGTCTCGCAGGAGAAGGTCGCCGACTTCATCAACTCGCGCATCGTGCTCGCGGCGCTGTCGACCGTGTTCACGTTCATCTTCCTGACGGTGCTCGGCATCCCCTACGCGCTGCCCCTGGCTGCGTTCACGGGCGTCGTCTCGCAGTTCGTGCCGACCATCGGCACCTACATCGGCGGGGCGCTCCCGGTCGTCGTCGCACTGTCGGTCTCACCGCTCAAGGGCCTGCTCGTGCTGGCGTTCATCATCGCCTACCAGCAGCTGGAGAACCTGGTGTTCGCGCCCAAGGTCTCCGCCCGCTCGCTCGCGCTCAACCCGGCCGTGTCGTTCCTGGCCGTGCTGGCGTTCGGCGCGGTCTTCGGCGCCCTCGGGGCCTTCCTCGCGCTGCCCGTGGCAGCGACGATCCAGGCCGTGTCCAACGTGTACCTGCGTCGGCACGAGCTCGTCGACTCCGAGATGCTGCGGGAGGACCGGGGCGCTCGATCGGCACCGGAGGAAGACGAGGAGACGCCCCCGCAGGCGGAGGACACCGAGGAGAGCGAACCGACCACGGCCGGAGCTGCCGTCGCACCGGCCGACGGCGGCGAGGATCAGCCGTAG
- a CDS encoding DUF3093 family protein, whose amino-acid sequence MTRYEERSPSRRAWLTLLGACAVVWLALLVLDPGFVLEASIIVAILGGVGAVTMWSTGRYGNIRLTDSELRVGRASIPLTELHPWGVTEPGREVHGKLVGGAYGSTLGSQVVGLTRRDGTHVLVRSTAPDALRAALEAALTPYRAGG is encoded by the coding sequence ATGACGCGGTACGAGGAGCGGTCGCCGAGCCGCCGTGCCTGGCTGACGCTCCTGGGGGCCTGCGCCGTCGTCTGGCTCGCTCTGCTCGTGCTCGATCCAGGCTTCGTCCTCGAGGCGAGCATCATCGTCGCCATCCTGGGGGGCGTCGGTGCGGTCACGATGTGGAGCACGGGACGGTACGGCAACATCCGGCTGACCGACTCCGAGCTCCGGGTGGGACGCGCATCGATCCCTCTGACGGAGCTGCACCCGTGGGGGGTCACGGAACCGGGCCGGGAGGTCCACGGGAAGCTCGTCGGGGGAGCCTACGGATCGACCCTGGGGTCGCAGGTGGTCGGGCTGACGCGACGCGACGGCACGCACGTCCTCGTCCGGTCGACGGCACCCGACGCCCTGCGTGCGGCTCTCGAGGCCGCCCTGACCCCGTACCGCGCGGGCGGCTGA
- the glnA gene encoding type I glutamate--ammonia ligase: protein MFSKPEEVLAFIKSEDVKFVDVRFCDLPGVMQHFNVPAASIDEAFFTDGQMFDGSSIRGFQAIHESDMKLIPDVTTAYLDPFRAEKTLNINFHIVDPYTDEPYSRDPRQVAAKAEAYLRSTGIADTAFFAPEAEFYIFDDVRFETKQNASYYYIDSIEAAWNTGRVEEGGNLGHKTPYKGGYFPVPPVDMFADLRDKISLQLDALGLQVERAHHEVGTAGQAEINYRFDELAKSADKVQLFKYVVKNVAHEAGKTATFMPKPLFGDNGSGMHVHQSLWKDGKPLFFDEKGYGGLSDMARWYIGGLLKHAPALLAFTNPTVNSYHRLVPGFEAPVNLVYSARNRSACIRIPVTGSNPKAKRIEFRVPDPSSNPYLAFAAMLMAGLDGIQNRIEPPEPVDKDLYELPPEEHALIQQVPGSLAEVLDNLEADHDWLTAGNVFTPDLISTWIDYKRSAEVDPIRLRPHPHEFELYYDV, encoded by the coding sequence ATGTTCAGCAAGCCAGAGGAAGTCCTGGCGTTCATCAAGAGCGAGGACGTCAAGTTCGTCGACGTCCGCTTCTGTGACCTGCCCGGCGTCATGCAGCACTTCAACGTGCCTGCGGCGTCGATCGACGAGGCGTTCTTCACCGACGGCCAGATGTTCGACGGGTCCTCGATCCGTGGCTTCCAGGCCATCCACGAGTCGGACATGAAGCTCATCCCCGACGTCACGACGGCCTACCTCGACCCGTTCCGGGCCGAGAAGACGCTGAACATCAACTTCCACATCGTCGACCCGTACACCGACGAGCCCTACAGCCGCGACCCGCGCCAGGTCGCCGCCAAGGCCGAGGCGTACCTGCGCTCGACCGGCATCGCGGACACCGCGTTCTTCGCGCCCGAGGCCGAGTTCTACATCTTCGACGACGTGCGCTTCGAGACGAAGCAGAACGCCTCGTACTACTACATCGACTCCATCGAGGCCGCCTGGAACACGGGCCGCGTCGAGGAGGGTGGCAACCTCGGCCACAAGACGCCCTACAAGGGCGGCTACTTCCCGGTCCCCCCGGTCGACATGTTCGCCGACCTGCGCGACAAGATCTCGCTGCAGCTCGACGCCCTGGGCCTGCAGGTCGAGCGCGCCCACCACGAGGTCGGCACCGCCGGCCAGGCGGAGATCAACTACCGCTTCGACGAGCTCGCCAAGTCGGCCGACAAGGTGCAGCTCTTCAAGTACGTCGTGAAGAACGTCGCGCACGAGGCCGGCAAGACGGCGACCTTCATGCCGAAGCCGCTCTTCGGCGACAACGGCTCGGGCATGCACGTGCACCAGTCCCTCTGGAAGGACGGCAAGCCGCTGTTTTTCGACGAGAAGGGCTACGGCGGCCTGTCGGACATGGCCCGCTGGTACATCGGCGGCCTGCTCAAGCACGCCCCCGCGCTGCTGGCCTTCACGAACCCGACGGTGAACTCCTACCACCGCCTGGTCCCCGGCTTCGAGGCCCCGGTCAACCTGGTCTATTCGGCCCGTAACCGCTCCGCCTGCATCCGCATCCCGGTCACGGGGTCGAACCCGAAGGCCAAGCGCATCGAGTTCCGCGTGCCGGACCCGTCGTCGAACCCCTATCTGGCGTTCGCGGCCATGCTGATGGCCGGTCTCGACGGCATCCAGAACCGCATCGAGCCGCCGGAGCCGGTCGACAAGGACCTGTACGAGCTGCCCCCCGAGGAGCACGCCCTCATCCAGCAGGTCCCCGGCTCGCTCGCCGAGGTGCTGGACAACCTCGAGGCCGACCACGACTGGCTGACGGCCGGCAACGTGTTCACGCCCGACCTCATCTCGACGTGGATCGACTACAAGCGCTCCGCCGAGGTCGACCCGATCCGTCTGCGGCCGCACCCGCACGAGTTCGAGCTCTACTACGACGTCTGA
- a CDS encoding RDD family protein: MAEREGVGSWLEGGPGGGAGAPVRGRRLGLPAEGPGSLARLGRRVVGLGIDWVASLAVSAALFDGDPMATLGVFAVENVVLVATLGHTLGHRVAGLRVRRLLAPRTGPTPVDAPADAGAPGLIPALVRTVLLCLVVPAVVWDADGRGLHDRAAGTAIVRR; this comes from the coding sequence GTGGCAGAACGTGAGGGTGTCGGCTCCTGGCTCGAAGGCGGGCCCGGTGGGGGCGCGGGTGCGCCGGTTCGAGGGCGACGGCTGGGCCTGCCCGCCGAGGGTCCCGGATCGCTCGCGCGCCTCGGTCGCCGCGTGGTCGGTCTCGGCATCGACTGGGTCGCCAGCCTGGCCGTGTCCGCGGCCCTGTTCGACGGCGACCCCATGGCCACGCTCGGGGTCTTCGCGGTCGAGAACGTCGTGCTCGTCGCCACGCTGGGCCACACCCTCGGGCACCGGGTGGCCGGTCTGCGCGTGCGCCGGCTGCTCGCGCCGCGCACGGGTCCGACCCCGGTCGACGCGCCGGCGGACGCGGGGGCACCGGGTCTGATCCCGGCGCTCGTGCGCACGGTGCTGCTGTGCCTCGTGGTCCCCGCGGTCGTGTGGGACGCGGACGGTCGCGGGCTGCACGACCGGGCCGCAGGGACGGCGATCGTCCGGCGCTGA
- a CDS encoding DUF4191 domain-containing protein yields MARESTNSPAPAAKVKKVRWYHQVWQAYQMTRKYDPSVTWVVLAVFVGTIALGLVIGLLVHAVVYLLLLSIPFAVLGAMFVLGRKAETAAYTQIEGQPGASLAALRTIRRGWSFPEEPVAVDPRTQDAIFRGLGRAGIVLVGEGPTHRIAKLLEGERKRTARLLSGVPITLIQSGNDEGQVPLRKLPRAVQKLRPTLTKQEVAEIDKRLRALGGVKMPLPKGVDPMRARPDRKGMRGR; encoded by the coding sequence ATGGCCCGTGAGAGCACGAACTCCCCCGCACCCGCGGCGAAGGTGAAGAAGGTCCGCTGGTACCACCAGGTGTGGCAGGCCTACCAGATGACCCGCAAGTACGACCCGTCGGTCACCTGGGTCGTCCTGGCCGTCTTCGTCGGGACGATCGCCCTCGGCCTGGTGATCGGGCTCCTGGTGCACGCGGTCGTGTACCTGCTGCTGCTCAGCATCCCGTTCGCCGTCCTCGGCGCGATGTTCGTGCTCGGGCGCAAGGCCGAGACCGCGGCCTACACCCAGATCGAGGGCCAGCCCGGGGCCTCGCTCGCCGCGCTGCGCACCATCCGCCGCGGCTGGAGCTTCCCCGAGGAGCCCGTCGCGGTCGACCCGCGCACCCAGGACGCGATCTTCCGGGGTCTGGGTCGTGCCGGCATCGTCCTGGTCGGCGAGGGTCCGACGCACCGCATCGCCAAGCTGCTCGAGGGCGAGCGCAAGCGGACCGCGCGCCTCCTGTCGGGCGTGCCGATCACCCTGATCCAGTCGGGCAACGACGAGGGCCAGGTGCCGCTGCGCAAGCTCCCCCGCGCGGTGCAGAAGCTGCGCCCGACGCTGACCAAGCAGGAGGTCGCCGAGATCGACAAGCGTCTGCGGGCGCTCGGCGGCGTGAAGATGCCGCTGCCCAAGGGTGTCGACCCGATGCGCGCCCGCCCGGACCGCAAGGGCATGCGCGGCCGCTGA
- the lipA gene encoding lipoyl synthase, which translates to MTIAPDGRRMLRIEARNAETPIEKKPEWIRTRATMGPEYSELKGLVKREGLHTVCEEAGCPNIFECWEDREATFLIGGDQCTRRCDFCQIDTGKPADLDRDEPRRVASSVQAMGLKYATVTGVARDDLPDGGAWLYAETVRQIHAVNPATGVELLIPDFNAVPELLDEVNDSRPEVLAHNLETVPRIFKQIRPGFRYDRSLSVITRAHEAGLVTKSNLILGMGETTEEVVEALADLHGAGCDIITITQYLRPSVRHHPVARWVRPEEFVELSAQAERLGFLGVMSGPLVRSSYRAGRLWGQAMRRYDRPIPEALAHLGEPTTARQEASSLLAR; encoded by the coding sequence GTGACCATCGCACCCGACGGCCGACGCATGCTGCGGATCGAGGCCCGGAACGCCGAGACGCCCATCGAGAAGAAGCCCGAGTGGATCCGCACCCGGGCCACGATGGGACCCGAGTACTCCGAGCTCAAGGGCCTCGTGAAGCGCGAGGGCCTGCACACGGTGTGCGAGGAGGCCGGCTGCCCCAACATCTTCGAGTGCTGGGAGGACCGCGAGGCCACGTTCCTCATCGGCGGAGACCAGTGCACGCGCCGCTGCGACTTCTGCCAGATCGACACCGGCAAGCCCGCCGACCTGGACCGCGACGAACCGCGCCGGGTGGCATCGTCCGTGCAGGCCATGGGCCTGAAGTACGCGACCGTGACCGGGGTGGCACGCGACGACCTGCCCGACGGCGGCGCGTGGCTGTACGCCGAGACCGTCCGCCAGATCCACGCGGTCAACCCCGCGACCGGGGTCGAGCTGCTCATCCCCGACTTCAACGCCGTCCCCGAGCTGCTCGACGAGGTCAACGACTCGCGGCCCGAGGTGCTCGCGCACAACCTCGAGACCGTGCCGCGCATCTTCAAGCAGATCCGCCCGGGCTTCCGCTACGACCGGTCGCTGTCGGTGATCACCCGCGCCCACGAGGCCGGCCTCGTCACCAAGTCCAACCTGATCCTCGGCATGGGCGAGACGACCGAGGAGGTCGTGGAGGCCCTCGCCGACCTGCACGGTGCGGGCTGCGACATCATCACGATCACCCAGTACCTGCGCCCCTCGGTGCGCCACCACCCGGTGGCCCGCTGGGTTCGGCCCGAGGAGTTCGTGGAGCTGTCCGCGCAGGCCGAGCGCCTCGGGTTCCTCGGCGTCATGTCCGGTCCGCTCGTGCGCTCCTCGTACCGTGCCGGGCGGCTGTGGGGCCAGGCCATGCGGCGGTACGACCGGCCGATCCCGGAGGCGCTCGCCCACCTCGGCGAGCCGACCACGGCCCGCCAGGAGGCGTCGAGCCTGCTCGCACGCTGA
- a CDS encoding flavodoxin domain-containing protein, whose product MRVLVTVASRHGATQEIGAEIAQVLRDAGHVVDETAPDDVDAVREYDAIVLGSAVYVGRLAASLRDLVDRQAGQIRQRPSWLFWSGPIGDPPVPATVPDDVTTVASRTGSADPRAFAGRLDRTDLNLSERALVALTRAEPGDYRDLDDVRAWAATIVRELAAVRPHQQPRR is encoded by the coding sequence GTGCGCGTACTGGTCACGGTCGCCTCGCGGCACGGGGCGACGCAGGAGATCGGTGCCGAGATCGCCCAGGTGCTGCGGGACGCCGGCCATGTGGTCGACGAGACGGCACCGGACGACGTCGACGCCGTGCGCGAGTACGACGCGATCGTGCTCGGCTCGGCCGTGTACGTGGGCAGGTTGGCGGCCTCGCTGCGCGACCTCGTGGACCGTCAGGCCGGACAGATCCGGCAGCGGCCGTCGTGGCTGTTCTGGTCGGGGCCGATCGGCGACCCGCCGGTACCGGCGACCGTGCCGGACGACGTCACGACCGTGGCCTCGCGCACGGGTTCGGCCGACCCGCGGGCGTTCGCGGGGCGGCTCGACCGCACGGACCTCAACCTGAGCGAACGGGCGCTCGTGGCACTCACCCGCGCCGAGCCGGGCGACTACCGCGACCTCGACGACGTGCGGGCGTGGGCTGCGACGATCGTCAGGGAGCTCGCGGCGGTACGCCCGCACCAGCAGCCGCGGCGCTGA
- the lipB gene encoding lipoyl(octanoyl) transferase LipB, translating to MRVDELHLGERLLPYVPTWERQRAVHAAVVAGEQEDTLLLVEHEDVYTAGRRTATWDRPVDGTPVVDVDRGGRITWHGPGQLVGYPIVRLASPVDVVRYVRALEEALIRTCAELGLEAVRVEGRSGVWFPADPAGTPDARPERKVAAIGVRVAKGVTMHGFALTCCSDLSAFDRIVPCGIADAGVTSLSAERGTHVSVLEVVPLVRRHLQDTLAPLLAANAGLSAAAAGAGVPPRAP from the coding sequence ATGCGTGTCGACGAGCTCCACCTGGGCGAGCGGCTGCTGCCCTACGTGCCGACCTGGGAGAGGCAGCGCGCCGTCCACGCCGCGGTCGTGGCGGGCGAGCAGGAGGACACCCTGCTGCTCGTCGAGCACGAGGACGTGTACACCGCCGGGCGGCGGACGGCCACGTGGGACCGTCCGGTCGACGGCACGCCCGTGGTCGACGTCGACCGTGGCGGGCGCATCACCTGGCACGGCCCCGGGCAGCTCGTCGGGTACCCGATCGTGCGGCTGGCCTCACCGGTCGACGTCGTCCGGTACGTGCGCGCGCTCGAGGAGGCGCTGATCCGCACGTGCGCGGAACTCGGGCTCGAGGCGGTCCGCGTCGAGGGTCGCAGCGGCGTGTGGTTCCCCGCCGACCCGGCCGGCACGCCCGACGCACGGCCCGAGCGCAAGGTCGCCGCCATCGGGGTCCGCGTCGCCAAGGGCGTGACCATGCACGGCTTCGCGCTCACCTGCTGCTCCGACCTGTCGGCGTTCGACCGGATCGTGCCGTGCGGCATCGCCGATGCGGGCGTGACCTCGCTGAGCGCCGAGCGCGGAACGCACGTGAGCGTGCTGGAGGTCGTGCCGCTCGTGCGCCGGCACCTGCAGGACACGCTCGCACCGCTGCTCGCGGCGAACGCGGGCCTCAGCGCCGCGGCTGCTGGTGCGGGCGTACCGCCGCGAGCTCCCTGA
- a CDS encoding MarR family winged helix-turn-helix transcriptional regulator has translation MIDPTAEDPGQGAGYGPPGRPRDAGSDDPRDWPVGRLLSAAARRVEREWNTHLSAWDLNHASLPVLVHLMGGPRSQRELAHLCGVTEQTTSRVLDRMQRTGYVTRTEHPQDRRRHVIALTDAGRGAFLQASAPRAAEAMVTRGLTPEQVAQLHDLLVLVARPERSERSDEAAESTAPDADGGRLA, from the coding sequence ATGATCGACCCGACCGCGGAGGACCCCGGACAGGGAGCCGGGTACGGGCCCCCTGGCAGGCCGCGCGACGCCGGGTCCGACGACCCCCGCGACTGGCCGGTCGGCCGCCTGCTGTCCGCCGCGGCACGCCGTGTCGAACGCGAGTGGAACACGCACCTGTCCGCCTGGGACCTCAACCACGCCAGCCTGCCCGTGCTCGTGCACCTCATGGGCGGACCTCGCTCGCAGCGCGAGCTCGCGCACCTGTGCGGCGTGACCGAGCAGACGACCAGCCGCGTGCTCGACCGGATGCAGCGCACCGGCTACGTCACGCGCACCGAGCACCCGCAGGACCGCCGCCGTCACGTCATCGCGCTGACCGACGCCGGGCGCGGCGCCTTCCTCCAGGCCTCCGCCCCACGCGCGGCCGAGGCGATGGTGACCCGCGGGCTCACGCCCGAGCAGGTGGCCCAGCTGCACGACCTGCTGGTCCTCGTCGCCCGGCCCGAACGGTCTGAACGGTCCGACGAGGCCGCCGAGAGCACGGCGCCCGACGCCGACGGGGGCCGGTTAGCCTGA